The DNA region CGTTCGCACCGCGCGTCTCCGCGCCGTCCGCGTTCGCACCGCGCGTCGCCGCGCCTCCGGCGCCCGCGCCCGCCGCCGCCTCCCACCGCTCCAGCACCGGCTCGTGCGCCGCCAGGAACCCCCGGTGCAGCGCGGCCAGCGCGTCCAGGTCCCACCAGCGGCGCACCGCTTGCGCGGTCGGCGTGAAACCGGCGTGGGCGCCGCGGAACAAGTCCACGTAGGACGCCAGGCCCAGCCGGTCCAGGGCGTGCCGGGTCTCCTCGTAGAGCGCGCCGGGCGCGATCCACACCCCGGGCGCGGCGGAGCCGAAGCCGAGCCCGGCCAGCCGGGAGCGCAGCACGTGCCGCTTCTGCCGCTGCGACTCCGGCACCGAGAAGACCACCAGCAGCCAGTCGCCCTCCTCGCGCGTGCCGGCGCCGTAGATCCGCCGGTCGCCGTCCGCGAGCAGCTGCCGCGCGTCGGCGGACAGCCCGTAGGCCGCCGCGCCGCCGGTCCGCGTCGGCACCAGCAGCCCGCGGCGCTTGAGCCGGGACACCGCCGAGCGCACCGACGGCGCGTCCGCGCCGGCCGCGGCCATCGTCCGGATCAGCACCGAGACCGGGACGTCCCCGCCCAGTTCGGAGCGGCCGTAGGCGCCGTAGAAGCTGAGGATCAGCGAGCCGGGGGTGTACGGCTGCGGCTCGCCCACGACGTGTTCTGCGGTCACACGATCACTTTATGTCACGCAGCCGGAACCGCTGGAGTTTGCCGGTCGGGGTCCGCGGCATCTCTCGCAGAAAGCGGATCTCGCGCGGGCACTTGTACGGCACGATCACGCTCTTGGTGAAGTCCCGCAGCCGCCGCGCCGTCGCCTCGTCGTCCGCGACGCCCTTGCGCAGCACCACGAAGGCCCGCACGAGATGGCCGCGCTCCTCGTCCGGGACGCCGATCACCGCGGCCTCGCGGACGTCCGGGTGCCGCAGCAGGGCCTCCTCGACCTCGGGGCCCGCGATGTTGTACCCCGCGGAGATGATCATGTCGTCGGCCCGGGCCACATAGCGGAACCTGCCGTCCAGGTCGCGGACGTAGGTGTCGCCGGTGACGTTCCAGCCGTCGCGGACGTACTCCGTCTGCCGCTCGTCGGCGAGGTAGCGGCAGCCGGTCGGCCCGCGCACCGCGAGCAGCCCCGGTTCGCCGTCCGGCACCGGGCGCATCGCCTGGTCGACCACCTGCGCGCGGTAGCCCGGCACCGGCCGGCCGGTGGCGCCGGGACGCGCCTCGGCGTCGGCGCCGGAGATGAAGATGTGCAGCATCTCCGTCGACCCGATGCCGTTGATCAGCCGCAGCCCGGTCCTGTCGTACCAGTCCTGCCAGGTCACCGCGGGCAGGTTCTCACCGGCCGAGACGCAGCGCCGCAGGCTGGACAGGTCGTACGGGCCGGGGTCGCCGAGCATCGCGCGGTACGCGGTCGGCGCGGTGAACAGCACGCTGACCCCGTGCTCGGCGACCGCCCGCAGCAGCTCGGCGGGCCCGGCCCTCTCCAGCAGCAGCGTGGACGCGCCGGCCCGCATCGGGAAGACCACCAGGCCGCCGAGGCCGAAGGTGAAGCCCAGCGGCGGGCTGCCGGTGAACACGTCGGCCGGCTCGGGTCGCAGCACCTGCGCGGAGAAGGTGTCCGCGACGGCCAGCACGTCGCGGTGGAAGTGCAGGCAGCCCTTGGGCCGCCCGGTGGTGCCCGAGGTGAAGGCGATCAGCGCCACGTCCTCGGCCGCGGTCGGCACCGGGTCGTACGACGGCGGCCGCTCCTCGGCCAGCCGCAGCAGGTCGTCCGGCCCGGGGCCGCCGTACGCGAGCATCCGCAGCCCCGGCACCCCGGCCGCGACCAGGTCCTCGGTGCAGCGGTGGTCGCACAGCGCGTGCCGCACCTCGGCGATCCGGCACACCTCCGCCAACTCGCGGGCGCGCTGCGCGGCCAGCACCGTGACCGCGACGGCGCCCGCCTGGAGCACCGCCAGCCAGCAGGCCACCAGCCACGGTGTGGTCGGGCCGCGCAGCAGCACCCGGTTGCCCGGCACCACGCCCATCGGCCCGGTCAGCACATGGGCGATGCGCGCGACGGTCTCGCGCAGCTCGCCGTAGGACCAGCACTCGCCCCCGGGGGTGCGCAGGCAGGGCGCGCCGGCCGGGCCGCCGGCCAGCAACTCGGTCGCGCAGTTGAGCCGTTCGGGGTAGGGCGGGATGTTCTCCAGCCGGGGCCACAGCTCCGGGGGCGGCAGGTGGTCGCGCGTGAAGGTGTCCACATGGGCTGACGGCGGCGATACGTCCAGGTCCATGGCGGCAGAGCCCCTCGTCGGCACCTGAAAGCGGACCGTTTCAGCGTAACGTGTTCATGACGGCAGTCAACCAAGCGCGATAGAGCCCGCTGAGAATAGAGCCCGCTGAGAAGCGTGCCGAGGCCCGATGAGAAGAAGGCGGCGCAGATGAACGCTCCCGGCTCCCCCCGCACGGCCCCCGCCGGTCTCCCGCGGTCGGCCCCGGACGCCTCGCCCCCGTCGGCCGCGGCCGCGCCGCCGATGTTCCGGCTGGACGACCGGCGGGCCGCGTGGGCCGAGGAGGTGCGCGCGATCGCGCGCGAGCGGTTGGCGCCGCTGGCCGCGGCGGGACCCGAGGGCCGGGTCGACCGCGCGCTGGTCGCGGCGCTCGGCGAGGCGGGGCTGATCGCCCGGGTGCTCCCCGAGGGCCGCGCCTGCGCGCTGGACCTGTGCGTGCTGCGCGAGGCGCTGGCCCGCGAGTGCACCGAGGCCGAGACCGCGCTCGCGCTCCAGGGCCTCGGCGCCCATCCGCTGCGCGCCGCGCCCGAGGTGGCCGCGCGCTGGCTGCCCGAGGTGGTCGCCGGGCGCGCGGTCGCCGCGTTCGCGCTCACCGAGGAGGGGCCGGCTCCGACGCGGCGGCGCTCGCGCTGGCCGCCGAGCCGGACGGGCCCGGCCGCTGGCGGCTGACCGGCGAGAAGTGCTGGATCTCCAACGCGCCGGACGCCGACGTCTACACGGTCTTCGCCCGCACCGGGCCGCCGACCTCCGAGGCCGGGCCGCCGACCTCCGAGGCCGCGCCGCCCGCTGCTGACGCCGCGTCCGCCCCCGAGGCCGCGCCGCGCGACGCCGCGCCGCCCGCCGCTGACGCCGCGTCCGCCCCGCGCCGCGCCCGCGGCGCCCGCGGCGCCCGCGGCGTCACCGCCTTCGCCGTGCCCGCCGACCGGCCGGGGCTCGGCGGCGAGCCGCTCGACATGCTCGCGCCGCACGCGATCGGCCGGCTCACCTTCGACGCGGTGCCGGTCACCGCCGCGGACCTGCTCGGCGAGGAGGGACACGGCATCCGCGTGGCGATGGCGACGCTCGACCTGTTCCGGCCCAGCGTCGGCGCGTTCGCGGTCGGGATGGCGCAGGCCGCGCTGGACCTGGCGCTCGCGCACGCCGCGCGGCGCACCGCGTTCGGCGGGCCGCTGAAGGACCTGCAGGCCGTCGCGCACCCGCTCGCCGAGATGGCCACCAGGATCGAGGCGGCCCGCCTGCTGGTGCACGCCGCGGCCGCCGCCCACGACGCGGGCGCGCCCGACGTGACGCGGCGCGCCGCGATGGCCAAGCTGTTCGCCACCGAGACCGCGCAGTACGTGGTGGACGCCGCGGTGCAGATCCACGGCGCCCGCGCGCTGCGCCGCGGCCACCGCCTGGAGCAGCTGTACCGCGAGGTGCGCGCCCCGCGCATCTACGAAGGCGCCACCGAGGTCCAGCGGAGCGTCATCGCGAGGGAGCTGTACCGATGAGCGTGCGCCGGATCAACCCCGAGGGCCTCGCGCCCGCGAGCGGCTTCTCGCACGCGGTCGCCGCGACCGGCCGCACCTTGGTGATGCTCGCCGGGCAGACCGCGCTGGACGCGAGCGGGCGGATCGAGGGCGACGGCCTGCCCGCGCAGTTCGCCCGCGCGCTGGCCAACCTGCTCGCCGCGCTCGCCGAGGCCGGCGGCACGCCCGCCGACCTCGCCCGGGTCACCGTCTACACCACCGACGTCGCCGGCTACCGCGCGCACGCCCGCGAACTCGGCCGCATCTGGCGGGAGTCGGCCGGCCGTGACTACCCCGCGATGGCCGTGATCGGCGTCGTGCGACTGTGGGACGAGCAGGCGCTGGTGGAGATCGACGGCATCGCGGTCCTGCCCTGAGCGCGTCCCGCCCTGACGCGCGCCCGCCCTGACGCGCGCCCGCCCCGAGCGCGTCCTGCCCTGACGCGCGTCCGCCCTGAGCGCGTGCCTGCCGTGAGCCACGGCCTGCCGTGGCCGCCCCGCCCCGAGCCCTCGGACGACACAAAAGCGCCGGGCGCCCCCCCGAAGGGAAGGCGCCCGGCGCGCGGTCACGCGGCGGGACGGCGAGCGGTCAGCTCCCGTAGCCCAGCGCGAACAGGTGGACCGTGCCGGAGGCCCCGGTCACGGGCAGCGTCACCGACGCCACCGTCTTGCCCGCGTCCAGCGGGACCTTCACCGAGAAGACGTACGCCTTGACGTTGTCCCGGCCGCCGTCCCCGGTGTTGCGGTAGGTCGTGGTGATCGCCTCGGTGTTGCCGGGCAGCGGCTGGGTGGCGCCGCCGTTGAGCGTCCAGTCGGAGAAGACCACGTGCGCCTGCGAGGTGCTGCCGTCGGTGTAGGTGACGGTCAGGTCGCCGGGCACGCCGCTGCCGTCGGTCGGCGCGTTGGTGGCCGAGCCGAGCAGGCCGAGGTACGCGCCGGAGGAGCCGGCCGGCTGCGGGATGGTCTGCCCGCCGACCTCCAGGTTGTCCGGCTTGCCCGCGGCCACCGTCGGCCAGGTGTACGTGACGCCGTCCGCGGTGATCTTGCCGCCGTTGGTCACGCCGGCCGCGGTCAGCTGGTTCTGCGAGTACGCCCAGCCGCCGTCGTCGAACCCGCCGCTGAAGTGGGTGCCGTCGGGGTAGACGCCCTCGTTGGACTCGTACGGCCACAGCGCGCCCGGCTGCGCGACGGCCACCCGCAGGGTGGCGCCGCCCAGGTCCGCGCCGCCGGCGTGGTCGGTGAGCGCGAAGGTCACCGTGTACGCGCCCTCCGTGTCGCCGGCGGTGACCGGCACCCGCGCCTGCGCGGTCGCGGAGGCCGGCACGGTCAGCGAGCCGGAGGTGGCGCCCAGGCTCACGCCCGAGGAGGCGGTGGCCGTCCAGTCCACGGTCGTGGCCTTGTCGCCGAGGTTGGTCAGCTTCAGCGTCGCGTCACCGGTGCCGCCGGGCGCGACGATCAGCCCGTCGCTGGTCGGCCCGGTGGCCGCCAGCACCCGCTGGCCGCCGGTGGTGTCGGACGGCGGCGCGGCGTCGGGGCCGGTGGCCCAGGTGGTGCTGGGCGTCGTGGCGAGCGCGAAGTCCAGCGTCCTGGCCGAGTGGAACTGGTCGAAGGTCAGCCAGGCCTTGCCGTACTCCTTGCCCTTGACGTCGAGTGACTGCACGTAGGGCGCGTCGGGGGCGGCCTGCGGCGCGTTGATCGTGACCTGCTTGCCGTCGCCGAAGGTGACCCTGGCGACCGGGAAGGCCGGGCTGCCCAGCGCGAGCGTGTCGGTGCCGGGCGTCTCGGGGTACATGCCCAGCGACGACCACACGTACCAGGAGCTCATCGCGCCCAGGTCGTCGTTGCCGAAGGAGCCCACCGGCGCGTTGAAGTACAGCTGGGTCTGCGCCTGCCGCACCGCGGACTGCGTCTTCCACGGCTGGCCCAGGTAGTCGTACTCCCAGGGGATCTCCAGGCTCGGCTCGTTGGACAGGTCCGCGTCGGTGCCGCCCGGCTGGGTGATGTCGTCCAGCAGGCTGTCGAGGTACGAGGAGTAGGCCGCGGCGCCGCCGCGGGCGGTGATCAGCTGCTTGACGTCGAACGGGACCATCGGCGTGTACTGCGCCGAGGTGCCCTCGACGAAGCCGTTGGAGGTGCCGGGGGTGAAGCCGCCGGCAAAGCTGCCGTCCTTGTTGCGGCCCTGCATGTAGCCGGTCTGCGGGTTGAAGACGTTCATCCAGTCCTGGGCGCGGGTGGCGAACTTCTTGTAATCGGCAGTCTTGCCCAGCGACTTGGCGAACGACGCCAGCGCGTAGTCGGCGCTGTCGTACTCCAACTGGGTGGAGACCGGGCCGTAGAAGTTGCAGCAGCCGTAGTCGTTCTCGTCCAGCGGCAGGTAGCCCTTGGCGTCGCGGACCGCCTCGCCGGGACGGTCCTGGTTGGGCGTGGTCGCCTCGTGCTCCATGGCCTCCAGCGCGTGCGCGGTGTCGAAGTTCGTCGCGCCGAAGGCGTACGCGTCGGCGATGATCGCGGTGCCCGGGTCGCCGACCATGACGTAGCTCTCACCGTTGTTCGACGCCCACTTGGGCAGCAGACCGGTCTGGTCGTAGCCGTTGAGCATCGAGGTGACGACGTCGCCCGCGACCTTCGGGGCGGCCACCGCCATCAGCTGGGTCTGCGAGCGGTAGGTGTCCCAGCCGGAGTAGTTGGCGTACTGCGCCTTCTGGCCCTTGCTCAGCTTGTGGACCTGGTCGTCCATGCCCATGTACTGGCCGTTGTCGTCGGAGAAGACGTTCGGGTGCAGCAGCGCGTGGTACAGCGCGGTGTAGAACTCCACCTGCTGGTCGTGGCTGCCGCCGCCGATCGCCACCCGGCCGAGCAGGTCGTTCCAGGCGTCGTGGCTCGCGGTGCGCAGCTTGTCCAAATTCCAGCCGGTGATTTCCTTCGACAGGTTGCCGGCCGCGTTGTCGTCGCTGGTGTAGGAGATGCCGACCGCCGCGGTCACCGAGGCCGAGGACGCGGTGCCGAAGGTGAGGTACATGCCGTTGGCGCCGGTGACCGGGGCCGAGGCCGCGCTTGGCACCGAACCGCCAGCGGCGGCAGGGGAGTTCGCGCCGGACGTGCCCTTCGCCCCGGCGACGCTCTTCGCGCCGGAGGTCGGGTGCACCACGGGGGAGTGCGCCGGCGGCACGGTGAAGTGCTTCTCGTGCAGCGCCTTGCCCTGCTCGGCGGTCGTCGCGGGGGCCGCGGTGCGGCCGGCGGTCAGCGACGTCGCGTTCGGGTTGACCGTGCTGCCGACCCAGGTGCCGCTGGCGGAGAAGGGCCGGTTGAACTTGATGTCGAAGTGCAGCGTGTAGCGGTTGCCCGCGCCGCAGAAGTGGCCGCTGTCGATCGAGCCGCTGACCTCGCGGTCGCTGACCACCTTGACCCGGGTGCCGTCGACCTGGGTGGCGCCGCCGCTCAGCTTGAGCAGCAGGTTGCCGTCGGCGCCGGCCGGGAAAGTGAAGCGGCCGAGCCCGGCGCGGGTGGTGTCGGTCAGCTCGGTGGTGACGCCGGACGCGTCGGTCACCGTGTACGAGCCGATCGCCGTCTTCTCGTCGTCGTGCGAGAAGGTCGCGGTGGCCGACGAGGGGCTGGCCGGCAGCGCGCCGGAGACCGGCAGGATCGGCAGGTCGCCGGCCACGTCGCAGCCGGGGCCGGAGATGTGGGTGAGGCTGAAGCCGGAGATCTTGGTGCTGTTGTACTCGTACCCGCCGCCCTGCGCGCGGTGCGGGGTGGTGTCCGGACCCCACTGCATCATGCCGAACGGCACATCGGGCCCGGGGAAGGTGTTGACCGCCCCGGAGGTGCCGATCAGCGGGTTGACCAGCGACGCCGGGTCCGTCACCAGGGGCGGGGCGGACGCGGCGGACGCGGTGGTGAGGGACTGGAGCGACAGGGCCGCCAGACCCAGCAGCGAGGACACCAGGGCCAGCCGGCGCAGCGCGGCGCCGCGGCGGGGTCTGGTGGTGCTCAGGGGGCGGGATCGGGGGGTGTGGCGAGGATCTTCCGGGCCACGCTTGGGGACCATCGAGAGTGCCTCCGCTGTTCGTGCGCACGGGCGTGCCTGGGAGGACGGATGGCGTCCTCGGCCGGCAACGGCGCCGCGCGTTCGTGCCTCGCGGTTCAGGCGGTGACAGTCATGCGATGACAACGTTGCCAGACCTGCACGAGCGACGAGTCAAACGCCAATGCTGAGGGCATGTCAATGCCCTTGCACCGCATCCGTCCCGTCGCCCCCACATCACCCGGTCGTCTCGAAGGAGCTGAGGGTCGGGTCGTGGTCGAGGTCGCCGGTCTCGTACATGGGCGTCATCCAGTGGTAGAAGTTGTCGCCGCGCTCGCGCAGCAGGTCGTACAGGCGGCGGACCAACCGCACCCGCACCGGGCGCAGTTCGGGATGCGCATAACGGTTGACCAGCTCGTGCGGATCGGCCTCCAGGTCGTACAGCTCGTTCACCGACTCCGGGTTGACCACCAGCTTGTAGCGGTCGTCGCGGATCATCCGCTGCGGGTAGGGGAAGTGGTGGCCGTGGAACTCCGCCAGCAACTCGGCGCGCCACCGCGGGTGTTCGCCGCGCACCAACGGCAGCAGGCTGCGGCTGTCCACGGCCGGCGCCGGGTCGCAGCCGGCCAGGTCCAGCACCGTCGCGGTGCAGTCGGTGAGGGTCGCGAACTCCTGGCGCACCCGCGGCGCGTGGCCGGGCACCCGGACGATGCCGGGGATGCGGTAGATGTCCTCGTACATCGCCGGGCCCTTGTCGTGCAGCCGGTGCGCGCCGGTGAACTCGCCGTGGTCCGCGGTGAAGAACACTGACGTGTCCCCGGCCAGGCCGAGTTCGTCCAGCCGGGTCAGGATGCGGCCGATCTGCTCGTCGATCAGCGAGACGTAGCCCCAGTAGACGGCGATGAGTTTGCGGGTGGTCTCGATCGGCAGGGTGTCGAACGCCCAGTGCGCGCTGTAGTTGGCCTGCACCGGCGGCTTGCCGGCGAAGGTCTCGGCGATCGAGGGCGGCAGCTCGACCAGGTCCGGGTCGTAGGCGTCGTAGTACGCGTCGGGCAGCAGGTACGGCAGGTGCGGCCCGAAGAAGTGGGTGGCCAGGAAGAACGGCCGCTCGCCCGCCGCGTACCGCTCCAACTGCTCGATCGCCCGGTCGGCCAGATAGTGCTCGAAGGTCGCCTCGACGGGCTGGTGCAGCCGGGCGGCGAGCAGGTTGCCGGGGTTGCCGTTGGGGAACACCCCGCGCACCGGGTCGCTGATCCGGTACGGCGGCAGACCGCGTTCTGCGAGGTAGGCGCGGTAGTCGGGGTGGTCCACCGGGTTGTGCCAGCCGGCCAGGTCCGGGCCCTCGAAGCCGTAGGAGGCGGCGTTGCGCCGGGTGCCGCCGTGCCACTTGCCGACCAGGCCCAGCCGGTAGCCGCGCTCGGCCAGCGCGGCGGGGAAGGTGAAGACGTCCTCGCGCAGGTCCTCCAGGTAGCCGACGTTGCGCTCGTGGTTGGCCAGCAGCCGGTGGCGGAACGGCGCCTGGCCGGTGAGCAGGCTCGCGCGCGCTGGGGTGCAGATCGCGGTGGGCGTGTAGAAGCGGTCGAAGCGGGTGCCGGTTGCCGCCAGCCGGTCCAGGTTCGGCGTCGCCACGTGCGGGTTGCCGTAACAGCCGAGGGTGTCGACGCGGTGCTGGTCGGTCATCAGGAAGAGGATGTTCACCGGCCGGCCGCCCGGGTGAAGGCGGCGCCGTCGTAGTACGCGGACACGGCCGGCTTGCTCGTGACCTGGCCGGTGCCGACGAAGAAGTCGGCGAGGCCGTCCAGCCAGCCGTCCACCGTGCCGTCCTTCGTCTTCGCGACCAGGTCGGCGGTGGTGAGCAGCCGGACGTGCGCGGCGTCGGCGCGGGTCTGCTCCTCGGTGACCTGGAGCATCCGGGCGGCCAGGGAGATCGCCTGCTCCTTGTGGGCCGCCCGCCAGTCGTTGGCCCGCGCGAGCACGCCGACGACCTTCCGCGTGGTGGCCGGGTCGGCCTTCGGCGCGGAGACGAAGGCGGTGGGGAAGGCGTGGTCGGGGAAGTCGTGGTCGGCGGCCAGTTCGACCAGCTTCGGCACCCGCTTCCTGATGGTGTCGATGAGCGGGTAGTAGAAGCCGGCCGCGTCGATCTGCCCGGAGGAGAAGGCGGCGACCAGCGTCGAGGGGT from Actinacidiphila sp. DG2A-62 includes:
- a CDS encoding sulfatase-like hydrolase/transferase, yielding MNILFLMTDQHRVDTLGCYGNPHVATPNLDRLAATGTRFDRFYTPTAICTPARASLLTGQAPFRHRLLANHERNVGYLEDLREDVFTFPAALAERGYRLGLVGKWHGGTRRNAASYGFEGPDLAGWHNPVDHPDYRAYLAERGLPPYRISDPVRGVFPNGNPGNLLAARLHQPVEATFEHYLADRAIEQLERYAAGERPFFLATHFFGPHLPYLLPDAYYDAYDPDLVELPPSIAETFAGKPPVQANYSAHWAFDTLPIETTRKLIAVYWGYVSLIDEQIGRILTRLDELGLAGDTSVFFTADHGEFTGAHRLHDKGPAMYEDIYRIPGIVRVPGHAPRVRQEFATLTDCTATVLDLAGCDPAPAVDSRSLLPLVRGEHPRWRAELLAEFHGHHFPYPQRMIRDDRYKLVVNPESVNELYDLEADPHELVNRYAHPELRPVRVRLVRRLYDLLRERGDNFYHWMTPMYETGDLDHDPTLSSFETTG
- a CDS encoding AMP-binding protein: MDLDVSPPSAHVDTFTRDHLPPPELWPRLENIPPYPERLNCATELLAGGPAGAPCLRTPGGECWSYGELRETVARIAHVLTGPMGVVPGNRVLLRGPTTPWLVACWLAVLQAGAVAVTVLAAQRARELAEVCRIAEVRHALCDHRCTEDLVAAGVPGLRMLAYGGPGPDDLLRLAEERPPSYDPVPTAAEDVALIAFTSGTTGRPKGCLHFHRDVLAVADTFSAQVLRPEPADVFTGSPPLGFTFGLGGLVVFPMRAGASTLLLERAGPAELLRAVAEHGVSVLFTAPTAYRAMLGDPGPYDLSSLRRCVSAGENLPAVTWQDWYDRTGLRLINGIGSTEMLHIFISGADAEARPGATGRPVPGYRAQVVDQAMRPVPDGEPGLLAVRGPTGCRYLADERQTEYVRDGWNVTGDTYVRDLDGRFRYVARADDMIISAGYNIAGPEVEEALLRHPDVREAAVIGVPDEERGHLVRAFVVLRKGVADDEATARRLRDFTKSVIVPYKCPREIRFLREMPRTPTGKLQRFRLRDIK
- a CDS encoding lectin, which codes for MVPKRGPEDPRHTPRSRPLSTTRPRRGAALRRLALVSSLLGLAALSLQSLTTASAASAPPLVTDPASLVNPLIGTSGAVNTFPGPDVPFGMMQWGPDTTPHRAQGGGYEYNSTKISGFSLTHISGPGCDVAGDLPILPVSGALPASPSSATATFSHDDEKTAIGSYTVTDASGVTTELTDTTRAGLGRFTFPAGADGNLLLKLSGGATQVDGTRVKVVSDREVSGSIDSGHFCGAGNRYTLHFDIKFNRPFSASGTWVGSTVNPNATSLTAGRTAAPATTAEQGKALHEKHFTVPPAHSPVVHPTSGAKSVAGAKGTSGANSPAAAGGSVPSAASAPVTGANGMYLTFGTASSASVTAAVGISYTSDDNAAGNLSKEITGWNLDKLRTASHDAWNDLLGRVAIGGGSHDQQVEFYTALYHALLHPNVFSDDNGQYMGMDDQVHKLSKGQKAQYANYSGWDTYRSQTQLMAVAAPKVAGDVVTSMLNGYDQTGLLPKWASNNGESYVMVGDPGTAIIADAYAFGATNFDTAHALEAMEHEATTPNQDRPGEAVRDAKGYLPLDENDYGCCNFYGPVSTQLEYDSADYALASFAKSLGKTADYKKFATRAQDWMNVFNPQTGYMQGRNKDGSFAGGFTPGTSNGFVEGTSAQYTPMVPFDVKQLITARGGAAAYSSYLDSLLDDITQPGGTDADLSNEPSLEIPWEYDYLGQPWKTQSAVRQAQTQLYFNAPVGSFGNDDLGAMSSWYVWSSLGMYPETPGTDTLALGSPAFPVARVTFGDGKQVTINAPQAAPDAPYVQSLDVKGKEYGKAWLTFDQFHSARTLDFALATTPSTTWATGPDAAPPSDTTGGQRVLAATGPTSDGLIVAPGGTGDATLKLTNLGDKATTVDWTATASSGVSLGATSGSLTVPASATAQARVPVTAGDTEGAYTVTFALTDHAGGADLGGATLRVAVAQPGALWPYESNEGVYPDGTHFSGGFDDGGWAYSQNQLTAAGVTNGGKITADGVTYTWPTVAAGKPDNLEVGGQTIPQPAGSSGAYLGLLGSATNAPTDGSGVPGDLTVTYTDGSTSQAHVVFSDWTLNGGATQPLPGNTEAITTTYRNTGDGGRDNVKAYVFSVKVPLDAGKTVASVTLPVTGASGTVHLFALGYGS
- a CDS encoding RidA family protein; translation: MSVRRINPEGLAPASGFSHAVAATGRTLVMLAGQTALDASGRIEGDGLPAQFARALANLLAALAEAGGTPADLARVTVYTTDVAGYRAHARELGRIWRESAGRDYPAMAVIGVVRLWDEQALVEIDGIAVLP
- a CDS encoding PaaX family transcriptional regulator; translated protein: MTAEHVVGEPQPYTPGSLILSFYGAYGRSELGGDVPVSVLIRTMAAAGADAPSVRSAVSRLKRRGLLVPTRTGGAAAYGLSADARQLLADGDRRIYGAGTREEGDWLLVVFSVPESQRQKRHVLRSRLAGLGFGSAAPGVWIAPGALYEETRHALDRLGLASYVDLFRGAHAGFTPTAQAVRRWWDLDALAALHRGFLAAHEPVLERWEAAAGAGAGGAATRGANADGAETRGANADGAGTRGADGRGAEAFADYLRALDSWRRLPYADPGLPAALLPDGWPGSRSAAVFGRLHELLRELGAAYVREQARGQARAA